A genomic region of Candidatus Poribacteria bacterium contains the following coding sequences:
- a CDS encoding putative glycoside hydrolase has protein sequence MKRFLIVFLLCVTTGIPAEKEVCEINRNSVVERLVSRSYPSVFGVWDHVFHNIPPPGNEWEWSYYKKVLSYRDLVWQSSFRSLSFEKITPEGPKLVDGEVEHVLYEKSQIQALNPDFIFLIPIYYYGARPEEYPEDWPYWLRDRNGNRIRDEPWAELLIDYTYPEVQEHMIEQAVAVSKCGIFDGIFMDLWSERAEAAPGPGGIAHLYHGNRVEALVSLVKRIREAVGDDFLIVVNTRTEKIPRSAPYVNGAFMETWDAAYPRERLIELEEALSWYEENLKYPQVNCLEVAINISEPWDSPANRRLARAATTLSLTHSNGYILTHSKPENPLSFWYPFFDAPLGSTVGGNETQGVLYETPKGEEIEGLFIREFTNGWAVYNRSGTAQEIELPQEVSGWSSGVKGKRRHTLADLDGEIYLKAEAPPTADVNGDGVVNIQDLVIVANALGDSTGPDLNGDGVVNIQDLVIVANAFE, from the coding sequence ATGAAACGCTTTCTGATAGTATTTTTGCTATGCGTCACGACAGGCATTCCTGCTGAAAAAGAAGTCTGTGAGATCAACAGAAACAGCGTTGTAGAACGTCTCGTCAGTCGGTCGTATCCTTCTGTGTTTGGTGTGTGGGATCATGTTTTCCATAATATCCCACCACCCGGTAACGAATGGGAATGGTCATATTATAAAAAGGTACTATCATACCGAGACCTGGTTTGGCAGAGTAGTTTCCGGAGTCTCAGTTTTGAAAAGATTACACCGGAAGGCCCCAAGTTGGTTGATGGAGAAGTAGAACATGTCTTGTATGAAAAAAGCCAAATACAGGCTCTAAACCCAGACTTTATATTTCTCATACCTATTTACTATTATGGTGCGCGTCCGGAAGAGTATCCAGAGGACTGGCCGTATTGGCTCAGAGATAGGAATGGAAATAGAATTAGAGATGAACCTTGGGCTGAATTGCTTATAGACTACACATATCCCGAAGTGCAAGAACATATGATCGAACAAGCCGTTGCGGTTTCCAAGTGCGGTATCTTCGACGGTATTTTCATGGATCTGTGGAGTGAAAGAGCAGAAGCTGCACCGGGGCCGGGGGGAATAGCACATCTGTATCACGGCAATCGTGTGGAGGCACTTGTTTCACTGGTCAAACGTATCCGTGAAGCCGTCGGCGACGATTTTCTCATTGTTGTCAATACGCGCACTGAGAAAATTCCACGTTCCGCACCGTATGTCAATGGTGCGTTCATGGAAACGTGGGATGCAGCCTATCCTCGCGAAAGGCTTATTGAACTTGAGGAAGCGTTGTCCTGGTATGAAGAAAACCTCAAATACCCGCAAGTCAATTGTTTGGAGGTTGCGATAAATATCAGCGAACCCTGGGACTCTCCAGCTAATCGCCGATTGGCACGCGCCGCCACAACCCTAAGTCTCACACATTCTAACGGCTATATTTTAACTCATAGTAAACCAGAGAACCCCCTGTCCTTCTGGTATCCGTTCTTCGATGCGCCTCTCGGTAGTACTGTCGGCGGTAATGAAACCCAAGGCGTTCTCTACGAGACCCCCAAAGGTGAAGAAATCGAGGGACTCTTCATCCGGGAGTTCACTAACGGATGGGCGGTCTATAACCGGTCCGGCACAGCACAGGAGATTGAACTTCCGCAGGAGGTCTCTGGCTGGTCGAGCGGTGTAAAAGGTAAACGCCGGCATACGTTGGCTGATTTGGATGGCGAGATTTATTTGAAGGCGGAAGCCCCTCCTACGGCGGATGTTAATGGTGATGGGGTGGTGAATATACAGGATTTGGTGATTGTTGCGAACGCGTTAGGTGATTCCACTGGACCCGATCTGAATGGAGATGGCGTTGTCAATATACAGGACTTGGTGATTGTGGCAAATGCTTTTGAATAG
- a CDS encoding RtcB family protein, whose product MAQQSVTLQKLDEYRWRIPKSYMKGMRVDGIVYANEKLLEQAKSDEALQQVANVAHLPGIVKHSLAMPDLHWGYGFVIGGVAATDPKADGVVSPGGIGYDINCGVRLIRTNLDVAQLDGKRKALIGRLFENVPCGVGSSGAIRLTVQEERRMLERGAQWAIDREYGHPNDLNFTEATGFLQQANADAASQRALERGKNQLGTLGSGNHFLEVQTVDRIFYREAADAMGLSEGNVCVMIHTGSRGFGYQICDEHVKSWVKVAERYGIRLPDRQLASAPINSPEGQDYITAMACSANYAWNNRQCIMHLVRQTFMQFFDTTEDELGLELVYDVAHNIGKFEKHTVDGKERELFIHRKGATRAFPAGHPEIPEKYQKVGQPVLIPGDMGTASYVLVGNPGAMAETWGTTCHGAGRVLSRRKAIALTKGRSIQKDLEAQGIFVRAEGRRTLQEEVPEAYKDVDEVVRVVDKAGLSRRVARLRPIGVVKG is encoded by the coding sequence ATGGCACAACAAAGCGTAACACTCCAAAAACTTGATGAATACCGGTGGCGTATCCCGAAAAGTTATATGAAAGGCATGCGCGTTGACGGCATCGTCTATGCCAACGAGAAACTCCTTGAACAGGCAAAAAGCGACGAGGCGTTGCAGCAAGTCGCAAACGTCGCGCATCTCCCCGGCATCGTCAAACACTCACTCGCGATGCCCGATTTACACTGGGGATACGGCTTCGTCATCGGCGGTGTTGCTGCCACGGATCCGAAGGCGGATGGTGTCGTCTCTCCCGGTGGCATCGGATACGACATCAATTGTGGGGTCCGGCTCATCCGGACGAACCTTGATGTCGCACAGCTTGATGGAAAACGGAAAGCACTCATCGGCAGGTTGTTCGAGAACGTCCCGTGCGGTGTCGGCTCCAGCGGCGCAATTCGGCTCACCGTCCAAGAAGAACGACGGATGCTCGAAAGAGGCGCGCAGTGGGCAATTGACCGGGAGTACGGACACCCAAACGACCTCAATTTTACCGAAGCGACCGGTTTCCTCCAACAGGCAAACGCCGACGCTGCGAGCCAACGCGCCTTAGAACGTGGTAAAAACCAGCTCGGCACCCTCGGCTCCGGCAACCATTTCCTTGAAGTCCAAACCGTTGACCGTATTTTTTATAGAGAAGCCGCCGATGCGATGGGGTTAAGCGAAGGTAACGTCTGTGTGATGATTCATACCGGTTCACGCGGCTTCGGTTACCAGATCTGCGATGAACACGTCAAGAGTTGGGTCAAAGTTGCCGAAAGATACGGCATCAGACTTCCTGACCGACAACTCGCCTCCGCGCCGATTAACTCACCAGAGGGCCAGGACTATATCACTGCAATGGCGTGTAGTGCCAACTACGCATGGAACAATCGACAGTGTATTATGCACCTCGTCCGCCAGACGTTCATGCAATTTTTTGACACAACAGAAGACGAACTCGGCTTAGAACTCGTCTACGATGTCGCGCATAACATCGGAAAATTTGAGAAACACACCGTTGATGGCAAAGAACGTGAACTCTTTATCCACCGCAAAGGTGCGACGCGCGCGTTCCCAGCAGGGCATCCAGAAATCCCGGAAAAATACCAGAAAGTCGGGCAGCCCGTGCTAATCCCCGGCGATATGGGTACCGCCTCTTACGTGCTTGTCGGCAATCCGGGTGCGATGGCGGAGACGTGGGGCACCACCTGCCACGGTGCCGGTAGAGTCCTCTCACGCCGGAAAGCGATCGCCTTGACAAAGGGACGTTCCATCCAGAAAGATTTGGAAGCACAAGGGATTTTCGTCCGCGCCGAAGGTAGACGGACCCTCCAAGAAGAGGTGCCCGAGGCTTACAAGGATGTTGATGAAGTCGTCCGTGTCGTTGACAAAGCCGGGCTTTCGCGGCGGGTCGCACGCCTCCGTCCTATCGGTGTCGTAAAAGGTTAA
- a CDS encoding sigma-70 family RNA polymerase sigma factor, translating to MVENDVQLIYRTLAGDETAFTALVRKYQKGVHALAWRKVGDFHVAEEITQDTFLQVHKKLTTLQNPNQFAGWLYVITNRMCIRWFKNKKPTMLSLEKISRAEVDKSSYKRYVSEQRETEAAEHRYEMVKELLKKLPESERTVVTLHYLGEMTAKEIGNFLGVSANTIKSRLQRARKRLRAQNEESLVREVLGSFQLPTNLTESIMRQAADLKLTPPQVGKPLLPWAAFGTAVLLIVLMLGTHNQYLARFQQPYSFEAESEPTVEIVDAPITLHLFSKPAVRNQIGRAATATKNIGTGLRTSEAAVATPTTVELPTTFSTAPWTQMGGPPSGVVFDIFETSNKTLYLNSSISLYRLTADTTVWTPVNVDISIEQLRMPMAEHAGTLYIVAANELLASTDDGETWNALGARPEGHPAELIVIDAADGRSAHERVAMYLAFWDNSIFRSTDAGKRWTPVNNGLTGRKISKLVVIEGTIFTGTDRGLYRLNADVWEQLPVDTTRAVHDLVAFEDTLYVGTGRKVEERVRLGLSQHAGRIFKSNDLGTSWTEITPKGERYDFVSAAGISIAVGSKTVLARGLRLFRSTDSGVTWTDLGLDVNFYAYIARDENTFYKSGNSGVYRTTDGGESWHHFMDGIVGTGARDLVVFNNSFYVHANGNIVQSADDGESWTLVPVDYAERASEPLKREPSNSDFEPDSKFVSVDNIFYGIESGRDNLRIFHLSGDNTFIPVQGVPDFGGGNLSPAVLKEIAVAQGMSFSGDPEKDRKLMSDLSFYENYGRTGAFAVSGDTFYVEYKRKLFKWKLGDSEWKNTGLIDTGKRSDDGSKNGFKLAVSAETVYVGKRDGRLFQSLDGGNSWRDITTSLPLRFTQFKEIIFVDSTAYVATDSGILTSQTGTYWRVLTDTAGGRIVIDRFAVNGTSVYGAGDAGVYRLDDRKQSEQIYPNVPDRVLSLAVKNDKLYIVTRHHGMFQIPLAEAGNNLSRK from the coding sequence ATGGTAGAAAATGATGTTCAATTAATTTACAGAACTTTAGCTGGTGATGAGACGGCGTTCACGGCTTTAGTCCGAAAATACCAAAAGGGCGTTCACGCACTCGCATGGCGGAAAGTTGGCGATTTTCATGTTGCTGAAGAGATTACACAAGATACCTTCCTCCAAGTCCACAAAAAACTTACGACACTCCAAAACCCGAACCAGTTTGCAGGGTGGTTGTATGTAATTACGAATCGGATGTGTATTCGGTGGTTCAAAAATAAAAAACCGACAATGCTATCGCTGGAAAAAATATCCCGCGCAGAAGTAGACAAATCTTCTTATAAACGTTATGTATCAGAGCAACGAGAGACAGAAGCAGCGGAACATCGCTACGAAATGGTTAAGGAATTACTGAAAAAACTACCCGAAAGTGAACGTACCGTCGTAACGCTCCACTATCTCGGCGAGATGACGGCGAAGGAGATTGGCAATTTCTTAGGTGTATCCGCGAACACAATCAAGAGTCGGCTTCAACGCGCCAGAAAACGTTTACGGGCACAAAACGAAGAATCCTTAGTCCGTGAGGTGCTTGGGAGTTTCCAATTACCTACGAACCTAACCGAGAGCATCATGCGGCAAGCCGCCGATCTGAAACTAACACCGCCGCAGGTCGGGAAACCGTTGCTACCGTGGGCGGCTTTTGGCACGGCTGTGCTTTTGATAGTTTTGATGCTCGGTACACATAACCAGTATCTCGCGCGCTTCCAGCAGCCATATAGTTTTGAAGCAGAATCTGAACCGACGGTTGAAATCGTTGACGCGCCTATCACGCTTCATCTGTTTTCCAAACCGGCTGTCCGAAATCAGATTGGGCGTGCTGCTACCGCCACTAAAAACATCGGAACTGGCTTACGAACTTCTGAGGCTGCTGTCGCAACCCCAACAACGGTGGAGTTGCCCACTACATTCTCGACTGCGCCGTGGACACAGATGGGCGGACCGCCAAGCGGAGTCGTGTTTGACATCTTTGAGACTTCTAACAAAACACTCTACCTTAATTCGTCAATAAGTCTCTACAGGTTAACAGCGGATACGACTGTGTGGACACCCGTAAATGTTGATATCTCAATTGAGCAACTCCGTATGCCTATGGCAGAGCATGCAGGCACCCTCTATATCGTCGCTGCCAATGAACTATTGGCTTCAACCGATGATGGCGAGACGTGGAACGCATTAGGTGCACGACCCGAAGGGCACCCTGCTGAACTCATTGTAATAGATGCAGCAGATGGACGCAGCGCACACGAGCGTGTTGCGATGTATCTTGCCTTTTGGGATAACAGTATCTTCCGATCTACCGATGCTGGAAAACGCTGGACACCCGTGAACAACGGATTGACGGGTAGAAAGATTTCCAAACTCGTTGTGATTGAAGGGACGATCTTCACTGGAACAGACAGAGGGCTCTATCGACTCAATGCAGATGTTTGGGAACAGTTGCCGGTGGATACAACCAGAGCCGTACACGACTTGGTGGCTTTTGAAGATACTCTCTATGTCGGAACAGGTCGCAAAGTTGAGGAGCGAGTGCGGCTTGGTCTCTCACAACATGCAGGCAGAATTTTCAAATCAAACGATCTTGGAACATCGTGGACTGAGATAACGCCTAAAGGCGAACGCTACGACTTCGTATCAGCAGCGGGAATAAGCATAGCAGTTGGAAGCAAAACGGTCTTAGCACGCGGTCTCAGGCTATTTCGTTCAACCGATAGCGGGGTGACTTGGACCGATCTTGGATTGGATGTGAATTTCTATGCCTATATAGCACGCGACGAAAATACCTTTTACAAATCCGGAAACTCGGGGGTCTATCGCACGACCGACGGCGGTGAATCGTGGCATCATTTTATGGACGGCATCGTCGGCACCGGAGCACGAGATCTCGTGGTATTCAATAATAGCTTCTATGTACATGCTAACGGCAATATAGTTCAATCTGCTGATGACGGCGAATCTTGGACACTCGTTCCAGTTGATTACGCCGAACGAGCATCTGAACCATTAAAAAGAGAACCATCTAACAGCGACTTTGAGCCTGATTCAAAGTTTGTGAGTGTTGACAACATTTTTTATGGTATTGAGTCCGGCCGAGACAACCTCCGTATCTTTCATTTATCTGGTGATAATACGTTTATCCCTGTTCAAGGCGTACCCGATTTTGGTGGGGGAAATTTGTCTCCTGCGGTGCTAAAAGAGATTGCGGTAGCACAGGGGATGTCCTTTTCTGGTGATCCTGAAAAGGACCGTAAATTGATGAGTGATTTGTCCTTTTATGAAAACTATGGGAGAACAGGCGCGTTTGCAGTCAGCGGTGATACATTCTATGTGGAATACAAGCGAAAACTCTTCAAATGGAAACTGGGCGACTCCGAATGGAAAAATACCGGTTTAATAGATACTGGAAAACGGTCTGATGACGGTTCAAAAAATGGGTTCAAATTAGCGGTCTCAGCGGAAACCGTCTACGTCGGTAAGCGAGACGGTAGGCTATTCCAATCGCTTGATGGCGGAAACAGTTGGCGCGACATTACAACCAGCCTACCCCTGCGTTTTACCCAGTTCAAGGAGATCATCTTTGTCGATTCAACGGCTTACGTCGCGACGGATAGTGGTATTCTCACTTCACAAACCGGCACATACTGGCGTGTCCTGACCGATACCGCGGGCGGGCGTATCGTTATAGACAGGTTCGCCGTGAATGGCACCAGTGTTTATGGTGCTGGTGATGCCGGTGTCTATCGTCTGGATGACCGTAAACAATCAGAACAGATTTATCCAAACGTGCCAGATAGGGTCTTATCTCTCGCTGTTAAGAACGACAAACTTTATATTGTTACCAGACATCACGGGATGTTCCAGATCCCGCTTGCGGAAGCGGGAAATAACTTATCTCGTAAATAG
- a CDS encoding dockerin type I domain-containing protein: MKHFCAKCAYIVILQFVLIAAALANTLTLGEDGEIVAETDRYQVRFRNGSVIHVHNKLTKETYTVSGRHDATLSGMRGPRFDESEIDREDYVAPEWEIGGADALEVEKISPLTAKLTARWHQSTLIMWVAIDVLTGDLIIRQEGFSDQTGISTIGWGIGNLDYDQVSPIVPGRSGNIMHEQHTMDLYWTYPGLWEAPLAVVQGTLGGCFVMSEDETDQFQALGHWPERKKPNLFAIAFNTHNFLPFEEHQHITSAIWRFNTYRGDWQVPAERYRQGMVQRNASRVARPPAWVKDIQLVVMYCSLNRNYIRMLDFLPRQINPPNVLIYCRGGWRQEHFGAFVSEAKARGFRVMVYEGFPFVDQDHPRYAEWEPYFYRDSDGNIQGWEFELGGPAYINPAASSYREYYVQLLKNVQETYNIDAFHLDANGLIRNHAKIDGLTPIQGNMLLHEELIEAMPGIVFSGEFIHAVTAPYVAFYGTGDNLDYGDPHPITDFLFSQWSLAYSGTFAYLGDRYKPQELEILNAHIKTYKQVAVIPTIRYYFEHHLEIEQAISILHRTSSNVEFWEALEQMVNTPREDLNFDGVVNILDLVIVANAFGSSIDSDLKFDLNFDGVVNILDLVIVTNALN; encoded by the coding sequence ATGAAACATTTCTGTGCTAAATGTGCGTATATCGTGATATTGCAGTTTGTTTTAATCGCTGCTGCGTTAGCGAACACTTTGACGCTCGGTGAAGATGGTGAAATTGTCGCTGAGACGGATCGCTATCAGGTGCGGTTTAGAAATGGTAGCGTCATACACGTGCATAACAAACTCACGAAAGAAACTTATACAGTTTCAGGAAGGCACGATGCAACACTTTCAGGGATGCGTGGGCCCCGGTTCGATGAATCAGAAATAGACCGTGAAGATTACGTGGCACCTGAGTGGGAAATAGGTGGTGCTGATGCCTTGGAAGTTGAAAAGATTTCACCCTTAACAGCGAAACTGACGGCTCGGTGGCATCAGAGCACACTTATTATGTGGGTGGCTATTGATGTGCTCACTGGCGATCTAATAATTAGACAGGAGGGTTTTTCTGATCAAACAGGGATTTCCACTATCGGATGGGGTATCGGAAATTTAGATTATGATCAGGTATCTCCGATTGTGCCAGGGCGCAGCGGGAACATAATGCATGAACAACACACAATGGATTTGTATTGGACGTATCCGGGTTTATGGGAAGCCCCTCTTGCCGTCGTGCAAGGAACATTGGGGGGATGTTTTGTGATGAGTGAGGATGAAACAGATCAATTTCAAGCACTCGGTCATTGGCCAGAGAGAAAAAAGCCAAATCTCTTCGCTATTGCTTTTAACACACACAATTTTCTTCCTTTTGAAGAGCATCAACATATTACTTCCGCGATTTGGAGGTTTAATACATATAGGGGCGATTGGCAGGTGCCTGCGGAAAGGTATCGTCAAGGGATGGTACAACGAAATGCGTCGCGTGTCGCGCGTCCGCCTGCGTGGGTTAAAGATATTCAACTTGTTGTTATGTACTGTTCACTGAATCGTAACTACATTAGAATGTTAGATTTTTTACCACGACAGATCAACCCGCCAAATGTGTTAATTTACTGTCGTGGCGGTTGGAGACAGGAACACTTCGGGGCGTTTGTATCTGAGGCAAAGGCTCGCGGGTTTAGGGTAATGGTCTATGAAGGTTTTCCGTTTGTTGATCAAGACCACCCGCGTTACGCTGAGTGGGAACCCTATTTCTATCGAGATAGCGATGGAAACATACAGGGATGGGAATTCGAGTTGGGAGGCCCCGCTTACATAAATCCTGCAGCTTCAAGTTATAGAGAATATTACGTGCAATTATTGAAAAACGTGCAAGAGACATATAACATTGATGCCTTCCATCTTGACGCTAACGGGCTTATCAGAAATCACGCTAAAATTGATGGATTGACGCCTATTCAAGGAAATATGCTTTTACATGAAGAACTTATTGAAGCGATGCCAGGTATTGTTTTTTCTGGCGAATTTATTCACGCGGTGACAGCTCCGTATGTCGCTTTTTATGGGACCGGGGACAATTTGGATTATGGAGATCCGCACCCGATAACTGATTTCTTATTTTCGCAGTGGTCCCTTGCTTATAGCGGCACCTTCGCATATTTGGGGGACAGATATAAACCACAAGAACTGGAAATATTGAATGCACATATTAAGACGTATAAACAGGTGGCGGTGATTCCGACAATCCGGTATTATTTCGAGCATCATCTGGAAATAGAACAAGCGATTTCTATCCTGCATCGCACCTCTTCAAATGTTGAGTTTTGGGAAGCATTAGAACAGATGGTGAATACGCCTCGTGAGGATTTGAACTTTGATGGTGTTGTGAACATTTTGGACCTTGTGATCGTCGCAAACGCTTTTGGTAGTTCAATAGATTCCGATTTGAAATTTGATTTGAACTTTGATGGTGTTGTGAATATCTTGGACCTTGTGATAGTTACAAACGCTTTGAATTGA